AAGGCAACAGCCAGCTGAATCAGACCATCGATCAGACGCTGGAACATATGCACCGTGATACGCAGATTCGCGGCGAAGGCGGCAAACAGTTCCGTACCGTGACCCGCTTCCGCGATTTCTCCGACGTTACCGGCGACATCTATCAGCTGTTCTGCCGTGGGATTGCCGTACCGCAGATCAACGTCGAGATTGGCGTGCCGCTGGCGAAAACGCCGCAGATCATCAGCAAGATCAAACGCTGGTACGCGGAAAACCAGCCGCACATGCACTACCCCATTATCATTCGCTGCACCGGTGCCTCTTCCGGCTGGCTTAACCCGTCGGCGCAGCAGGAGACCTGCTACTTCGGCTTTGTCGTCTATTACGCCGATGACGGTACGCTGTCTGAAGCGGGGCTGCATTTTCTGACCGAAGTCGAGAAGCTGCTGGCGGCGGAAGGCGGCCGTCCGCACTGGGGCAAATATTACAATCAGTCGCTCTATAACTGGGGTGCAATCTATCCGCAGTGGGACGCCTTCCGCGCCCTGCGCAGCCAGTTCGATCCGCAACAGAAATTCAGCAACGACTATCTTGCTAAGCTGTTCGATTAATTATTTGAGTAAAGGGATGACATGAAAGCCTGGATTACGCTGCTTACCCAGCCGGAATACCTGATTGGGGTGCAGGCACTGCACAAATCACTCCAGCAGAGCCAGAGCGCCTGGCCGCTGGTGGTGATGGTGACCGACAACATTGGTGAAGATGACCGTGCGCGCCTGCAACAGGCGGGCTGCCTGCTGCGTGCCGTGGAACCGCTGGCCCCAAAAACCGAACTGGAACAGCATTACGCCTCGGCACAATTCAGCGAAGTCTGGACCAAGCTGCGCGCCTGGCAGCTTACCGAGTTTAGTCGGCTGGTGTTTCTCGATGCCGATATGCTGGTGCTGAAAAACATGGATGAGCTGTTTGATCAGCCGCTGGCGCCCGGCGAGATTGCCGCCTGCCACGCCTGCCGCTGTAACCCAAATAAGGTGGCGAGTTATCCCGCCAGCTGGCAGCCGGAAAACTGCTTTTACACCTGGCAGGATCGCGCCCTGCCCGCTCCGGCGTCGCTGGATAACTACCTTAACGGCGGCTTCCTGGTGCTGACGCCAGACGACGCGCAATTTGCTGCGCTGGCCAACAGCATTGCGGCCATTGACGATCTTTCCGCTTATGCCTTCTCTGAACAGGATTTGCTGAATGAGGTGTTCGCCGGGCGTTGGCAGCCGCTTTCGTGGGTTTATAACGCATTAAAAACCTTGCCTTATCAGCATGCCGCCAGCTGTAAAGTTGAAGAGATTAAAAACCTGCACTATATCCAGGCGAAGCCCTGGCACCGCGATCTGAACCAGCCAGAAAGCGAGCGCGATAAATATTACGCGCTCGATAAACTCTGGTGGCAGACGATGGCCGACTAACGCTTACGGCGCAGGATCAGACGTTGATCCAGCGCCGTTCTTTCGCTGATACCGCAATCGCTTCCAGCACTTTTGAAACCTGCAACCCTTCGGCAAAATCGGGCCACATCGGATCGTCCGCGGCCACGCCGTTGATCAAATCACGGATCTCCACGGTTTTCTGATCGTTAAAGCCGATGCCGTGACCCGCTGAAACGCAGAAATTGGCATAATCCGGGTGCGCCGGGCCGGTAAGAATAGTTTTAAAACCCTGCCGCCCCGCCTCGTCGTCATGCAGATAAAGCGCCAGCTCCGCCATTCTTTCCTGGGTGTAACGCAGCGTGCCTTTGGTGCCGGTCACCACATAGGTTAAGCCCATTTTGCTGCCGCAGGCGATACGCGACGTTTCGATGACGCCATGCGCACCGTTGCTGAAACGCAGCAGCGCGCTGGCTTGATCTTCATTTTCCACCGGCAACAGGCGATCCAGCGCCTGCGGATCGGGCCGCTCGGTGATCACCGTCTGCATGTCGCCGCTGACCTCAGTAATGCCGCCCACCAGATAGTGCGCCATATTGACGATATGGGCAGCCAGATCGCCCAGCGCGCCCAACCCGGCCAGCGCCTGCTGGCAA
The sequence above is drawn from the Duffyella gerundensis genome and encodes:
- a CDS encoding glycosyltransferase family 8 protein, with product MKAWITLLTQPEYLIGVQALHKSLQQSQSAWPLVVMVTDNIGEDDRARLQQAGCLLRAVEPLAPKTELEQHYASAQFSEVWTKLRAWQLTEFSRLVFLDADMLVLKNMDELFDQPLAPGEIAACHACRCNPNKVASYPASWQPENCFYTWQDRALPAPASLDNYLNGGFLVLTPDDAQFAALANSIAAIDDLSAYAFSEQDLLNEVFAGRWQPLSWVYNALKTLPYQHAASCKVEEIKNLHYIQAKPWHRDLNQPESERDKYYALDKLWWQTMAD
- a CDS encoding Gfo/Idh/MocA family protein, translated to MKKVRIGMIGSGYIGRCHAIAYAQAATVFALKGEIVREMLAEVNPQLAQEKAQAFGFTRATGDWRELVSDPQIDVVDICAPNFLHKEMALEAIRHGKHVYSEKPLALSVADAEAMTRAAQQAGVKTLVGFNYMKNPTSQLAKEIIARGEIGKVVHFYGTHNEDYLANPATPRDWHCQQALAGLGALGDLAAHIVNMAHYLVGGITEVSGDMQTVITERPDPQALDRLLPVENEDQASALLRFSNGAHGVIETSRIACGSKMGLTYVVTGTKGTLRYTQERMAELALYLHDDEAGRQGFKTILTGPAHPDYANFCVSAGHGIGFNDQKTVEIRDLINGVAADDPMWPDFAEGLQVSKVLEAIAVSAKERRWINV